A part of Palaemon carinicauda isolate YSFRI2023 chromosome 8, ASM3689809v2, whole genome shotgun sequence genomic DNA contains:
- the LOC137644917 gene encoding uncharacterized protein, whose protein sequence is MEEQLIEYVREYDHLFNPQNKDYRDQNARRKAWEEISGKIGISADVCKDIWIKLRNAYTNARKRKNTKSGQAAKNIPKWKYEDQMSFFIPTLEPRSTHGNVEPLSQSDGDVASAVINENTEEDLNISQIDKTAASEKGADGNGNQETIIAAQSIGDQQVAGSTSTHKPKYRKRQILNSSISEIVNIMKDNSRMRAKSIQLSEGHKTHRDETEMFFLSIASSVKKLNSVPLNKPE, encoded by the exons ATGGAGGAACAGTTAATAGAATATGTAAGAGAATACGATCACTTATTCAATCCACAAAACAAGGATTATAGAGACCAGAATGCCAGAAGAAAAGCTTGGGAGGAAATCAGCGGAAAAATTGGTATTTCAG CTGACGTATGCAAAGACATCTGGATAAAACTTCGGAATGCTTATACAAATGCCAGAAAGAGAAAGAACACAAAATCTGGTCAAGCAGCTAAGAATATTCCTAAGTGGAAATATGAAGACCAAATGTCGTTTTTTATCCCAACATTGGAACCACGGAG tacTCATGGAAATGTGGAACCACTTTCTCAAAGTGATGGTGATGTGGCTAGTGCTGTCATCAATGAAAATACTGAAGAGGACTTAAACATAAGCCAAATAGACAAAACTGCAGCATCAGAGAAGGGTGCCGATGGCAATGGTAACCAAGAAACTATAATTGCAGCTCAAAGCATTGGTGACCAACAAGTTGCTGGAAGCACATCAACTCACAAACCAAAGTATAGGAAAAGGCAGATACTGAATTCATCCATAAGTGAAATAGTAAACATTATGAAGGATAACAGCCGTATGCGGGCCAAAAGTATTCAACTTTCAGAAGGCCACAAAACACATAGAGACGAAACGGAAATGTTTTTTTTAAGTATTGCCAGCTCGGTTAAAAAACTCAACTCAGTGCCATTGAACAAGCCAGAGTAA